In the genome of Staphylococcus durrellii, one region contains:
- a CDS encoding nucleoside hydrolase, with product MKHIYFNHDGGVDDLISLFLLLQMDDINLIGVSAIGADSYVEPATSASQKIITRFGQTKLDVAASTERGKNPLPKEWRMHAFFIDSLPILNEAINDLSYQTTHTAAEDIVQKLKQSSSKVTLLFTGPLTDLAKALSLEPSIENQIERLVWMGGTFLDKGNVEEPEHDGTAEWNAFWDPEAVAAVFKTSIPIEMIALESTNQVPLTWKVRKMWAQERHHTGVDFLGVCYAAVPPLTHFQTNSTYFLWDVLTTAYIGKPELVKKQKVKASVITNGPSQGKTYIDEVHGREINLVNHVEHDAFFNYITSLAKKVIH from the coding sequence ATGAAACATATTTATTTTAATCATGATGGTGGCGTAGATGACTTAATCTCATTATTTTTACTATTACAAATGGACGATATTAATCTTATCGGTGTAAGTGCTATTGGTGCAGATAGCTATGTAGAACCTGCTACTAGTGCTTCTCAAAAAATCATCACCCGTTTTGGTCAAACTAAACTAGATGTGGCTGCATCTACTGAAAGAGGAAAAAACCCCCTCCCAAAAGAATGGCGTATGCATGCATTTTTCATAGATTCCTTGCCTATTCTCAATGAAGCGATAAATGATTTGTCATATCAAACGACCCATACAGCCGCCGAAGATATTGTCCAAAAATTAAAACAATCTTCAAGCAAGGTTACACTATTATTTACAGGTCCACTTACTGATTTAGCAAAAGCTTTATCATTGGAACCTTCCATCGAAAATCAAATCGAGCGATTGGTTTGGATGGGCGGCACATTTTTAGATAAAGGTAATGTTGAAGAACCTGAACATGATGGCACAGCCGAGTGGAATGCCTTCTGGGATCCAGAAGCTGTTGCTGCAGTTTTCAAAACTTCTATACCTATAGAGATGATAGCGTTAGAAAGTACGAACCAAGTGCCTTTAACATGGAAAGTAAGAAAAATGTGGGCACAAGAACGTCATCATACCGGTGTAGATTTTTTAGGCGTTTGTTATGCCGCCGTGCCACCACTCACACATTTCCAAACTAATTCAACTTATTTCTTATGGGATGTATTAACTACTGCTTATATAGGCAAACCCGAACTTGTAAAAAAACAAAAAGTTAAAGCTTCTGTTATTACTAACGGTCCTAGTCAAGGCAAAACCTATATAGACGAAGTACATGGTCGAGAAATAAATCTAGTAAATCACGTTGAACATGATGCTTTTTTTAATTATATCACTTCACTAGCTAAAAAAGTTATCCATTAA
- the argC gene encoding N-acetyl-gamma-glutamyl-phosphate reductase, giving the protein MIQVGIVGGSGYGAVELIRLLQHHPEVTIKYIFSHSKADEPLSHTFPHLNHLDYRFEDIEETVINCDVVFFATPSNVSKHLAPRFLDQGIKVIDLSGDFRLRDRDLYQQFYGEEAAPQALLDEANYSIAEWSSVKGANLIANPGCFPTATLLGLHPLVEEQLIDLKSIIVDAKTGVSGAGRSLAQHVHYAEMNENLSAYAIGKHKHKPEIEQYLSKIAGQHVGVTFTPHLIPMTRGILATIYVNLNKDMSVEELYNLYQDKYSDDNFVRIRDIGEFPKTKEVYGSNYCDIGVYVDETNNQAIIVSVIDNLVKGASGQAIQNLNKIFNLEQMTGLNQLPVYP; this is encoded by the coding sequence ATGATTCAAGTAGGCATAGTAGGTGGTAGCGGATATGGCGCAGTAGAATTAATTCGTTTATTACAACATCACCCTGAAGTGACAATTAAATACATCTTCTCACATTCAAAAGCTGATGAACCATTAAGTCATACATTTCCTCATCTAAATCATTTAGATTATCGTTTTGAAGATATAGAGGAAACAGTTATTAACTGTGATGTTGTATTTTTCGCTACACCATCTAACGTAAGTAAACATCTTGCCCCTCGCTTTTTAGACCAAGGTATTAAAGTTATCGATTTATCTGGTGATTTCAGACTAAGAGATCGTGATTTATACCAACAATTTTATGGTGAAGAAGCGGCCCCTCAAGCATTATTAGATGAAGCGAATTATAGTATCGCAGAGTGGTCTTCGGTAAAAGGAGCTAATCTTATTGCGAATCCTGGTTGTTTTCCAACTGCAACGTTATTAGGTTTACATCCTTTAGTCGAAGAACAATTAATCGACTTAAAATCTATTATTGTTGATGCCAAAACTGGCGTTTCAGGTGCAGGAAGATCGTTAGCACAACATGTTCATTATGCCGAAATGAATGAAAACTTAAGCGCCTATGCGATTGGTAAGCATAAGCATAAGCCTGAAATTGAACAATATTTATCTAAAATTGCAGGACAACATGTCGGTGTGACATTTACACCACATTTAATACCTATGACAAGGGGTATTTTAGCTACTATTTATGTGAATTTAAATAAAGATATGTCAGTCGAAGAACTATATAACTTATATCAAGATAAATATAGTGACGATAATTTTGTCAGAATTAGAGATATTGGAGAGTTTCCAAAAACTAAAGAAGTTTATGGGAGTAATTATTGTGACATTGGCGTGTATGTAGATGAAACGAATAATCAAGCCATAATCGTGTCAGTTATTGATAATTTAGTCAAAGGCGCTAGTGGTCAAGCGATTCAAAATTTAAACAAGATATTTAACTTAGAACAGATGACTGGATTAAATCAATTACCAGTTTATCCTTAA
- the argJ gene encoding bifunctional ornithine acetyltransferase/N-acetylglutamate synthase, producing MQDIQKVDEESKFKIDQSGDVSSPLGFISGGLHTGLRKSKHDFGWIYSTTEAQAAGVYTLNRFKAAPLQLTQDSIAVNNTLQAIVVNSAYANACTGEQGIKDAQDMQNWVADKLNITNNNVGVASTGVIGDFLPMDKIQYGTEHVLEEQYNYSENFNKAILTTDLCPKHVAVEVEIDGQKVTIGGTAKGSGMIHPNMATMLGFITTDANIAASKLQQVLKSAIDSSFNMITVDGDCSTNDMVLFMANGQVNHSDLDEKHPNWQAFVAAVKYVCSTLAKAIAKDGEGATKLVTSKVLGATSIDEARKIAKSIVSSNLVKTAIHGEDANFGRIVAAIGYASEKVDPKNTFVTLCGLPVVDKGVFLSFDEEEMKKRLKEDNIVISAQVGNGDGQAVAYGCDLTYDYVSINASYRT from the coding sequence ATGCAAGATATACAAAAAGTAGACGAAGAAAGTAAGTTTAAAATAGATCAATCTGGAGATGTAAGCTCACCACTTGGTTTTATTTCTGGTGGTTTACATACAGGCTTAAGAAAAAGCAAACATGATTTTGGATGGATATATTCGACGACAGAAGCACAAGCAGCTGGAGTTTATACGTTGAATCGATTTAAAGCTGCTCCGTTACAATTAACTCAAGATAGTATCGCCGTTAATAATACATTACAAGCAATCGTTGTTAATTCTGCATATGCAAATGCCTGTACTGGAGAACAGGGTATTAAAGATGCACAAGATATGCAAAATTGGGTCGCAGATAAATTGAACATAACAAATAATAACGTTGGCGTTGCTTCTACAGGCGTTATAGGCGATTTCTTGCCAATGGATAAAATTCAATACGGTACGGAACATGTACTTGAAGAGCAATACAATTATAGTGAAAACTTTAATAAAGCAATTTTAACTACGGATTTATGTCCAAAGCATGTTGCCGTTGAAGTTGAAATTGATGGGCAAAAGGTTACTATAGGTGGAACGGCAAAAGGTTCTGGAATGATTCATCCAAATATGGCTACGATGCTAGGTTTTATTACTACTGATGCGAATATAGCTGCTTCGAAGCTACAACAAGTATTAAAATCCGCTATTGATTCTTCTTTTAATATGATTACTGTAGATGGAGATTGTAGTACAAATGACATGGTGTTATTTATGGCGAATGGTCAAGTTAATCACAGTGATTTAGATGAAAAGCATCCAAATTGGCAAGCATTTGTAGCTGCGGTGAAGTATGTTTGCAGTACTTTAGCCAAAGCTATAGCTAAAGATGGTGAAGGTGCAACAAAGTTAGTCACTTCAAAAGTATTAGGGGCAACAAGTATCGATGAAGCACGTAAAATTGCCAAAAGCATCGTATCGTCTAATTTAGTTAAAACAGCTATTCACGGTGAGGATGCGAATTTTGGGCGTATTGTAGCTGCCATTGGTTATGCATCTGAAAAGGTAGATCCAAAGAATACATTTGTAACCTTATGTGGACTTCCTGTCGTTGATAAGGGTGTATTTTTATCATTTGATGAAGAAGAAATGAAAAAGCGTTTGAAGGAAGATAATATCGTTATTAGCGCACAAGTAGGTAATGGCGATGGCCAAGCTGTAGCATACGGTTGTGATTTAACTTATGATTATGTAAGCATTAACGCTTCTTACAGAACGTAA
- a CDS encoding CDP-glycerol glycerophosphotransferase family protein, producing the protein MPIQNNLKKVKNILKLPVAYYSYKTANENTDDAIKYDSLKNLYPLLKKQAGYYAELSNLAFNQHKWNDALHYINKAIDHVTREQRYLFYKQKALILEQQNKPQQYIDFLADYLKYYHQDSQALLKMVRTQLKLHNTKTAVSYLAQYLKQHPNDYEYHLEIAQYYLKLKEYNHTIEHANYYLSRYTANAKALLLIIDAYKKHKQYNKAVPYIKKYLASHPTDVAKSYQLARYYDKQGKHQEAVDYYKHTINNSVDQYSARELSNLNYELGLIQLKLKDNVSADNSFNEAVYLSGDNKAHTWGIGVIHEKNEHWQLAVDAFIKQLDYLPDDASLIYKIGTLYRKLKQPHNAIHYFEQALQRDKVLSPWHYNLAVSYEDIGDFKNAEKWFESAIQRQQTHRPGNYRKLARIYNKLGKFEQALDAYNEAELFSMPSNMGKATYEKNIKKLSIRYGISYEHYNIDDKMVFYESLSGARVMCNPAGVFDYVLDHKDFEDFTHVWVVNNFDNIPKLLRQRDNIIFVKRNSDAYFKYISIAKYLICNSTFSDFITRKPDQKYLQTTHGVFYKTVGRDSAGTQLGVAGSTRNLLQATHILSPNDFMVGKQKSAYSIEGIYSGQMAKAGYPRIDVTLNASEELQEYMKNHINNLDKTKKIVLYAPTWRGENKKGNSFDTEKLVNDLSQLAKLDANILFRGHTITQGLLKNVKLPENIILPPNDIATNELLNITDVIISDYSSVFFDFIPTERPIVHYIYDIDEYVANRGLNLSTDELPGFIAKSTEELVNAVQKGLTDPTPSPQYLTAKDKFCPLDKGHSGEAVAKWFFYGDTSQVEIIKENNYKQRDLYLGGNFSDTDVLPTFVKDVNNRIADGHSVSIMLKKQISEDAEKFNYMNQLDDSTNFLAHAGPMPMTLKEMIAIADLKKENVYHDVTMKQARKAAYERETRRLFGDSTFEYVENLEQTSPYWQGIYEMLSDKN; encoded by the coding sequence GTGCCTATTCAAAACAATTTAAAAAAAGTAAAAAACATCTTGAAACTGCCCGTGGCGTATTATTCATATAAAACGGCTAATGAGAATACAGATGATGCAATTAAATATGATAGTTTAAAAAATTTATACCCCTTGTTAAAAAAGCAAGCTGGTTATTATGCGGAACTTTCAAATTTGGCATTTAATCAACACAAATGGAATGACGCATTACATTATATTAATAAAGCTATAGACCACGTAACTAGAGAGCAACGCTATTTGTTCTACAAACAAAAGGCTTTAATTTTAGAACAACAAAATAAGCCACAACAATATATAGACTTTTTAGCTGATTATTTAAAATACTATCATCAAGACAGTCAAGCTTTATTAAAAATGGTACGAACACAATTAAAACTTCATAATACTAAAACAGCTGTAAGTTATTTAGCTCAATATTTAAAGCAACACCCTAATGACTATGAATATCATTTAGAAATAGCTCAATATTACTTAAAACTAAAAGAATATAACCACACAATTGAACACGCGAACTATTATTTATCTCGTTATACAGCTAATGCCAAAGCTTTATTATTAATTATCGACGCTTATAAAAAGCACAAGCAATATAACAAAGCTGTACCTTATATTAAAAAATATTTAGCATCACATCCCACAGACGTTGCAAAATCTTATCAATTAGCTAGATATTACGACAAACAGGGAAAACATCAAGAAGCTGTAGACTATTATAAACACACAATCAATAATTCTGTGGATCAATATTCTGCTAGAGAACTTTCAAACTTAAATTATGAGCTTGGATTAATCCAACTTAAATTAAAAGATAATGTTTCAGCTGATAATAGTTTTAATGAAGCAGTGTATTTAAGTGGTGACAACAAAGCACATACTTGGGGAATTGGCGTAATTCATGAAAAAAATGAGCATTGGCAATTAGCGGTTGATGCATTTATAAAACAATTGGATTATTTACCTGATGATGCGTCCCTAATTTACAAAATTGGGACTCTTTATAGAAAGTTAAAGCAACCTCACAATGCAATTCATTACTTTGAACAAGCATTACAAAGAGATAAGGTGTTATCTCCATGGCATTATAATTTAGCTGTTAGTTATGAAGATATCGGTGATTTTAAAAATGCCGAGAAATGGTTCGAAAGTGCAATTCAGCGTCAACAGACTCATAGACCAGGTAACTACCGTAAACTTGCCCGAATCTATAATAAATTAGGTAAATTTGAACAAGCATTAGATGCTTATAATGAAGCTGAACTATTTAGTATGCCAAGTAATATGGGTAAAGCAACTTACGAAAAAAATATTAAAAAATTATCTATTCGTTATGGTATTAGTTACGAGCATTACAACATAGATGACAAAATGGTATTTTACGAAAGTTTAAGTGGCGCGCGTGTTATGTGTAACCCAGCTGGCGTGTTTGATTATGTGCTAGATCACAAAGACTTTGAAGATTTTACTCATGTATGGGTTGTAAATAATTTCGATAATATTCCTAAATTACTAAGACAGAGAGATAATATTATCTTTGTAAAACGTAATTCAGATGCTTATTTCAAATATATTTCTATCGCTAAATATTTGATTTGTAATTCAACGTTTAGTGACTTTATTACACGTAAACCTGACCAAAAATATTTACAAACGACTCATGGGGTATTTTATAAAACTGTAGGTCGTGACAGTGCAGGTACGCAACTGGGGGTAGCTGGCAGCACACGAAACCTTTTACAAGCGACACATATTTTGTCGCCGAATGATTTTATGGTAGGCAAACAAAAATCTGCTTACTCAATCGAAGGTATCTATTCTGGGCAAATGGCGAAAGCAGGTTACCCTCGTATAGACGTAACTTTAAATGCTAGTGAAGAACTACAAGAATACATGAAGAACCATATTAACAATCTAGATAAAACTAAAAAAATTGTGTTATATGCGCCGACATGGCGTGGCGAAAATAAAAAAGGAAATAGTTTCGACACTGAAAAACTAGTGAATGATTTATCACAATTAGCTAAATTAGATGCCAACATATTATTCCGTGGCCATACTATAACTCAAGGACTTTTAAAGAATGTGAAACTACCTGAAAATATAATATTGCCGCCTAATGATATTGCAACAAATGAATTATTAAACATTACTGATGTGATTATTTCAGACTACTCAAGTGTATTTTTTGATTTTATACCGACTGAACGCCCAATAGTCCATTATATTTATGATATAGATGAGTACGTAGCAAATAGAGGATTAAATTTGTCTACTGATGAGTTACCTGGTTTTATCGCTAAATCTACAGAAGAACTGGTAAATGCTGTTCAAAAAGGTTTAACAGATCCTACACCTTCACCACAGTATTTAACAGCTAAAGATAAATTCTGCCCATTAGACAAAGGTCATTCAGGTGAAGCCGTGGCAAAATGGTTCTTTTATGGTGACACAAGCCAAGTTGAGATTATAAAAGAGAACAACTATAAACAACGCGATTTATATTTAGGTGGCAACTTCTCCGACACGGACGTGCTACCAACATTTGTAAAAGATGTGAATAATCGGATTGCTGACGGTCATAGTGTTTCTATTATGTTAAAAAAACAAATCAGTGAAGACGCTGAAAAATTCAACTATATGAATCAATTAGATGATTCAACCAATTTTCTTGCTCATGCTGGCCCTATGCCGATGACTTTAAAAGAAATGATAGCAATTGCTGACCTAAAAAAAGAAAATGTATATCATGATGTCACAATGAAACAGGCACGTAAGGCTGCTTACGAAAGAGAAACGCGCCGTTTATTTGGAGATAGTACATTTGAATACGTAGAAAATTTAGAACAAACGTCTCCATATTGGCAAGGCATATACGAAATGCTATCTGATAAAAATTAA
- a CDS encoding APC family permease, whose translation MDKKETNSKINLPQLVLLGLGSLIGSGWLFGAWEASSLAGPAAIISWVIGFIVIGTIAYNYIEIGTMFPQSGGMSNYAQYTHGSLLGFIAAWANWVSLVTIIPIEAVSAVQYMSSWPWDWAKPMHHLMAGGSISNIGLLATFVIIIIFSLLNYWSVKLLTSFTSLISIFKLGVPCLTIIMLMISSFDTGNYGHTASTFMPYGSAPIFAATTASGIIFSFNAFQTIINMGSEITKPDKNIARGIAISLTLSAVLYIILQSTFITAMPSSMIHNHGWAGINFNSPFADMAILLSLNWLAILLYIEAFVSPFGTGVSFVAVTGRVLQAMEQNGHIPKFLGKINKKYQIPRIAIIFNAITSMIMVAIFRDWAVLASVISTSTLVAYLTGPTTVIALRKMGPKMHRPFRANLLKFMAPFSFVLASLTIYWAKWPTTAEVIFIIILGLPVYFFYEYKMNWKNTKKQVNGSLWIIIYLIALSLLSFIGSKEFNGINLIHYPYDFLVVAIVALIFYKLGTISHFESIYFKRAKRINKEMQEDLDKQHAAENKN comes from the coding sequence ATGGATAAAAAAGAAACGAATAGTAAGATTAATCTGCCACAACTTGTGCTATTAGGTTTGGGTTCACTAATAGGTTCAGGTTGGCTTTTTGGGGCATGGGAAGCTTCCTCACTAGCTGGACCAGCCGCAATTATTTCATGGGTTATTGGTTTTATTGTAATTGGAACAATAGCTTATAACTACATTGAAATAGGAACAATGTTCCCTCAATCTGGTGGTATGAGTAACTATGCACAATATACCCATGGCTCTTTATTAGGATTTATTGCCGCTTGGGCGAATTGGGTTTCACTTGTAACAATTATCCCTATTGAGGCTGTTTCTGCAGTTCAATACATGAGTTCATGGCCTTGGGATTGGGCGAAACCAATGCATCATCTAATGGCAGGTGGATCGATTAGTAATATCGGTTTACTTGCAACATTTGTAATTATTATTATCTTTTCTTTATTAAACTATTGGTCAGTTAAATTATTAACTTCATTTACAAGCTTAATATCAATCTTCAAACTAGGTGTACCGTGTTTGACTATTATCATGTTAATGATTTCTAGTTTTGATACGGGTAATTATGGCCATACAGCAAGTACGTTTATGCCATATGGTTCTGCACCTATCTTTGCAGCGACAACAGCTTCAGGTATAATTTTCTCATTTAATGCATTCCAAACAATCATTAATATGGGTTCAGAAATCACAAAACCTGATAAAAATATAGCACGTGGTATCGCAATTTCATTAACTTTAAGTGCTGTATTGTACATTATTTTACAAAGTACATTTATTACGGCTATGCCATCATCAATGATTCATAACCATGGCTGGGCAGGTATTAACTTTAACTCACCATTTGCCGACATGGCTATTTTATTAAGTTTAAACTGGCTAGCAATCTTGTTATACATCGAAGCATTTGTATCACCTTTTGGTACAGGTGTATCGTTTGTTGCCGTCACAGGACGCGTATTACAAGCTATGGAACAAAATGGTCACATTCCTAAATTTTTAGGGAAAATTAATAAAAAGTATCAAATTCCACGTATTGCTATTATCTTTAATGCAATCACAAGTATGATAATGGTTGCTATTTTCCGTGATTGGGCAGTCTTAGCTAGTGTTATTTCAACATCGACATTAGTTGCTTATTTAACAGGTCCAACAACAGTAATTGCCTTGCGTAAGATGGGACCAAAAATGCATAGACCATTCCGTGCTAATCTATTGAAGTTTATGGCACCATTTTCATTCGTGCTAGCTTCACTAACTATTTATTGGGCGAAGTGGCCAACGACTGCTGAAGTTATATTTATCATTATTTTAGGTTTACCAGTTTATTTCTTCTATGAATATAAAATGAATTGGAAAAATACTAAGAAACAAGTTAATGGTAGTTTATGGATTATAATTTATTTAATTGCGCTTTCATTATTATCATTTATTGGAAGTAAAGAGTTTAATGGTATTAATTTAATCCACTATCCATATGATTTCTTAGTTGTGGCTATCGTTGCACTTATTTTCTATAAATTAGGTACAATCAGTCATTTTGAAAGTATTTACTTTAAACGTGCTAAGAGAATTAATAAAGAGATGCAAGAAGATTTAGATAAACAGCACGCAGCAGAAAATAAAAATTAA
- a CDS encoding MFS transporter, producing MKFKKEHVNYVDSSKTTKSVVATGIGNAIEWFDFGLYAQLAVILSHNFFGNMPQEIQMASTFAVFAFAFIVRPVGGIFFSHLGDKHGRKLVLATTIILMAVSTLVLGLLPTQQQIGIWAPILLLVVRMIQSFSTGGEYAGAMTYIAETSPDKTRGKLGSGLEIGTLSGSIMAAILAGIMYSLLSDQQMQDWGWRIPFIIAAPLGIIGLFLRTTLDESPAYESTLEEKEELEYSYLDIFKYYWKDVLVCFTGVAFLNVANYMVLSFMPSFLNSTLSLGGTVSSILSTITMAIMIPAVFFFGWYSDKVGNKQATMFGLVGFSLFSILAFYLMSIPSIPLVIVGLFIIALFMATFEGVMPSVLPSMFHTKVRLRTLSLVYNIGAAVFGGLTPFILSTLVSTTGQKIAPSYYLMFINVVGLIIFGFMFKSTSNKSLRGAYPNVENKSDYEEVIKNPKDALWWDKE from the coding sequence GTGAAATTCAAAAAAGAACATGTTAATTATGTGGACTCAAGTAAGACTACTAAAAGTGTCGTTGCGACGGGAATAGGTAACGCGATTGAGTGGTTTGATTTTGGGTTATATGCACAATTAGCAGTTATTTTAAGTCATAATTTCTTTGGAAATATGCCACAGGAAATACAAATGGCATCTACTTTTGCGGTCTTTGCCTTTGCTTTTATTGTCAGACCTGTGGGCGGTATCTTTTTCAGTCATCTTGGGGATAAGCATGGTAGAAAGCTTGTATTAGCGACAACGATTATATTAATGGCTGTATCCACATTAGTTTTGGGTTTATTACCAACACAACAACAAATTGGTATTTGGGCACCAATATTACTACTCGTAGTTAGAATGATTCAATCATTCTCAACAGGCGGTGAATACGCTGGTGCAATGACATATATAGCCGAAACTTCTCCAGATAAAACACGTGGGAAATTAGGTAGTGGTTTGGAGATAGGTACACTTAGTGGTAGCATAATGGCGGCTATTTTAGCTGGTATAATGTATTCACTTTTAAGTGATCAACAAATGCAAGATTGGGGTTGGAGAATTCCGTTCATTATTGCTGCACCATTGGGCATTATCGGACTATTCCTTCGTACTACATTAGATGAAAGTCCGGCTTACGAATCGACATTAGAAGAAAAAGAAGAACTAGAATATTCTTATTTAGATATTTTTAAATATTATTGGAAAGATGTTCTAGTATGTTTTACAGGTGTAGCCTTTTTAAACGTAGCTAATTATATGGTGTTATCATTTATGCCTTCATTCTTAAATAGTACGCTTAGCCTTGGCGGAACAGTTAGTTCTATATTAAGTACTATTACGATGGCTATCATGATTCCAGCTGTCTTTTTCTTCGGCTGGTATAGCGACAAAGTCGGAAATAAACAAGCAACAATGTTTGGTTTAGTAGGTTTCAGTCTATTTTCTATTTTAGCTTTCTACTTGATGAGCATACCTTCTATACCTTTAGTTATTGTGGGGTTATTTATTATAGCGCTCTTCATGGCAACATTTGAGGGTGTCATGCCTTCAGTCTTACCGAGTATGTTCCATACTAAAGTAAGGTTAAGAACATTATCATTAGTATATAATATTGGTGCAGCAGTGTTTGGTGGTTTAACGCCATTTATTTTATCTACATTAGTTAGTACTACTGGACAAAAGATTGCGCCTTCATATTATTTAATGTTTATTAACGTAGTAGGGCTAATTATCTTCGGGTTTATGTTTAAATCTACGTCAAACAAATCATTGCGTGGCGCATATCCTAATGTTGAAAATAAATCTGATTACGAGGAAGTCATAAAAAATCCAAAGGATGCACTTTGGTGGGATAAAGAATAA
- the panD gene encoding aspartate 1-decarboxylase: MIRTMMNAKIHRARVTESNLNYVGSITIDKDILEAVDISPNEKVAIVNNNNGARFETYVIEGERGSGKICLNGAASRLVEVDDVVIIMTYVQLNEEELINHAPKVAVMDEQNTITQMIHERENETVL, encoded by the coding sequence ATGATTAGAACAATGATGAATGCAAAGATTCATAGAGCTAGAGTAACAGAATCCAATTTAAATTATGTAGGTAGTATTACTATTGATAAAGATATACTTGAAGCGGTAGATATTTCACCTAATGAAAAAGTAGCAATTGTTAATAATAATAATGGTGCACGTTTTGAAACGTATGTTATTGAAGGCGAAAGAGGTAGTGGGAAGATTTGTTTGAATGGTGCTGCTTCAAGATTAGTCGAAGTAGATGATGTTGTTATCATTATGACTTATGTTCAATTGAACGAAGAAGAGTTAATTAATCATGCACCTAAAGTAGCAGTTATGGATGAACAAAATACGATTACTCAAATGATACATGAGCGTGAAAATGAAACAGTCTTATAA
- the rocD gene encoding ornithine--oxo-acid transaminase: MNDLIAHTDLYSSINYSPTKLVLSEGKGSKVWDIDGNEYIDCISGFSVVNHGHCHPKIIEAFQQQSQKITMISRALYSENLGQWEEKICKLTNKDKVLPMNTGTEAIETAIKIARKWGTDVKEIPENETEIIAMNGNFHGRTLGALSLSSQDSYKQGFGPLLDNINYIDFGDIEHLKSLINDKTTAIILEPIQGEGGVNIPPDYFIETVRALCDEHNILFIADEIQVGLGRTGKMLATEWEGVEADIYLLGKSLGGGLYPISAVLANKEIMEVLTPGTHGSTFGGNPLACAVSMAALDVLVDEDLINRSADLGQKLLNQLQLIDSDLITDVRGRGLFIGIELNENAQSYCLEMINQGVLCKETQGNIIRVAPPLVISEEEISKVVEVITNVLKK; encoded by the coding sequence ATGAACGACTTAATCGCACATACAGATTTATATAGTTCAATCAACTATAGTCCGACAAAACTAGTATTAAGTGAAGGTAAAGGGTCTAAAGTTTGGGATATCGATGGTAATGAGTACATTGATTGCATTTCTGGATTTTCAGTAGTAAATCATGGACATTGTCATCCCAAAATTATTGAAGCCTTTCAACAACAAAGTCAAAAAATAACAATGATTTCTAGAGCATTATATAGTGAAAATTTAGGGCAATGGGAAGAAAAAATTTGTAAATTAACTAATAAAGACAAAGTGCTGCCGATGAATACTGGTACAGAAGCTATCGAAACGGCTATTAAAATTGCACGTAAATGGGGTACTGACGTTAAAGAAATTCCTGAAAATGAAACAGAAATTATCGCTATGAATGGTAATTTTCATGGCCGTACATTAGGCGCTTTATCATTGTCTTCGCAAGATAGCTATAAACAAGGTTTTGGACCTTTGCTAGATAATATAAATTATATCGATTTTGGTGATATTGAACATTTAAAATCATTAATTAACGACAAAACGACTGCTATTATATTAGAACCAATTCAAGGTGAGGGTGGCGTTAATATACCACCAGATTACTTTATTGAAACAGTTAGAGCATTATGTGATGAACATAATATCTTGTTTATCGCCGATGAAATTCAAGTTGGTTTAGGTCGTACTGGTAAAATGCTAGCAACGGAATGGGAAGGTGTAGAAGCTGATATATATTTACTTGGTAAATCTTTAGGTGGCGGACTTTATCCTATCTCAGCAGTGTTAGCTAATAAAGAGATTATGGAAGTATTAACACCAGGCACACATGGTTCAACATTTGGCGGTAATCCATTAGCATGTGCAGTATCAATGGCAGCACTTGATGTACTCGTTGATGAAGATTTAATTAATCGCTCGGCTGACTTAGGGCAAAAATTACTTAATCAATTACAACTCATCGATAGTGATTTAATTACAGATGTTAGAGGTAGGGGATTGTTTATCGGTATTGAACTTAATGAAAATGCTCAATCATATTGTTTAGAAATGATTAATCAAGGTGTGTTATGTAAGGAAACGCAAGGTAATATTATTAGAGTAGCACCACCATTAGTTATTAGTGAAGAAGAAATCAGTAAAGTAGTTGAAGTAATAACAAATGTACTAAAAAAATAA